The nucleotide window GCCTCAAGCGGATGAAGCTGGACTACGTGGACATTTTCTACTCTCACCGCCCCGACCCTGACACCCCCCTGGAAGAAACCATGGGCGCCCTCGACCAGGTGGTGCGCCAGGGCAAGGCCCTGTACGTGGGCATCAGCAACTACCAACCCGCCGAGGCCGCCGAGGCCATCCGGATTCTGCGTGAGCTGGGTACGCCCTGCCTGATTCACCAGCCCAAATACTCGATGTTTGAGCGGTGGGTGGAAGACGGGCTGCTGGATTTGCTGGGCCAGGAAGGCGTGGGCTGCATCCCGTTTTCACCGCTGGCCCAGGGCCTGCTCACCAACAAGTACCTGCACGGCATCCCCGAGGATTCGCGCGTGGCCAAGGGCGTGGGCTTCCTCACCGAAAACCAGCTGACCGAAGCGCGCCTCACCCAAATCCGTCAGCTCAACGACCTGGCCCAAGAGCGTGGCCAGAGCCTGGCCCAGATGGCTCTGGCTTGGATTCTGCGCGACGACCGGATTACTTCCGTGCTTATCGGCGCCAGCAAGCCCGAGCAGCTCACCGACTCCCTGCGCTGCCTGGAAAACCTGCAGTTCAGCGAGGAGGAATTGGCGCGGGTTGAGGCAGTACTGAAGCCCTAGAGCTGTCATTCCGAACGCAGTGAGGAATCTGGGCAGCCTTCTATGGTTTAACTCAGATTCCTCACTGCGTTCGGAATGACAGTTGTTTTTGCATTTCGCTATGGGTTCTGCCGCAGAATCTGCAGCGTTTTGGCGTCCGGGCTGCCGCTGAAAAACTTGTCCAGTACCCGTTGAAAAACTGGGTTGAAGCCTTCCAGCGCGGCAAACAGCGTCATCGATGACTTGAGCTTCACATCGTCCGGGCTGCCCATGATGCGGGTGGCATCGTTGCTTTCCAGGGTCAGCAGCGCTTCACTGATTTCCACCAGGCGCGACCCGAGTACCGGATGCTGCAGATAAGCCTCGGCTTCCGGCCTGCTTTGGATGGCGTAAAAGCGGGCCGTTTCGCTGTAGCCCAGCCCCTGAATCTGCGGGAAAATGTACCACATCCAGTGGCTGCGCTTGCGCCCCGACCGGATTTCGGCGAGGGCCGTGGAGAAGTCGCGCTGCTGGGCGTCAAGAAACCGTTGCAGGTTGGGTTGCTGGGGCATATGATTGCACAGTTGATTGGTGATAACAATCGTTGAACGTCATTCCGAGCATGTGGCGTATCAAGCCAGGACCGAGGAATCTTGCGTGCTGATGTTGCCAAAGTAGCCGTCATGCTGAGCGAAGTCGAAGCATCTCTACCGCTTCGTTGGGTTTACCACACGAGCAAGCTTCCCGGTCCCTGGCTTGACGTGCCACATGCTAGGAGTGACATTCGACCAGAACTATGGATGAGGTCTACTTGCCGCCCAGCTTATCCAGTGCGGCCATATCCTCGGCGGAAAGCTCAATGGACGCGGCCTGCACGTTTTCTTCCAGGTGCTTCACCTTCGAGGTGCCCGGAATCAGCAGGATGTTGGGGGAGCGGTGCAGCAGCCAGGCCAGGGCTACCTGCTGGGTGCTGGCCTGGTGCCGCTGACCGATTTCGGTGAGCTTGCTCAGGGCCTCCTGGTTGCCGCCGGCCAGCGGGTACCACGGAATAAAGGCCAGGCCGTTTTGCTCGCAGTACGTCAGTTCGGCTTCCCACTTGCGGTTGTCCACGCTGTACATGTTCTGCACCGACACCACTTTCACGTACTGCTGCGCCTGCTCGATCTGCTCCACGGTTACCTCCGAGAGGCCGATGTGCTTGATCTTACCATCCTGCTGCGCCTTTTGCAGAAATTCCAGGGTCTGCTCAAACGGCACGTTCGGGTCGACGCGGTGGAGCTGGTAGAGGTCAATCTGTTCCAGCTTCAGGCGCTTCAAGCTGCCTTCGAGGGCTTCGCGCAGGTGCTTGGGGCTGGCATCAATGGGCCACTGGTTGGGCCCGGTGCGCAGCAGCCCGCCCTTGGTACCGATGACGAGGTCGGCCGCGTAGGGGTGCAGGGCCTCGGCAATCAGCTCCTCCGAGACGTGGGGGCCGTAGCTGTCGGCCGTGTCAATGAAGTTGATGCCCAGCTCCAGGGCGCGCCGCAGCACGCGGATGGATTCGGCGTGGTCCCGGGGCGGGCCCCAGATACCGTCGCCGGTGATGCGCATGGCGCCGTAGCCCATGCGGTTAACGGTTAAGTCGCCCAGCGTGAAGGTTTTAGCGGGTGTGGTGGTTGCGTTGCTCATTGGATAGTTGGTTGAGAAGAGAAGATAGGTCGAAACCGTATTGAAATCGGCTCCGACTTCTTCTAACCGCTAACTCCGGGAAAAGTCCCGCCCGGCGCAGCTACACCTGCAGCTTCTGCCCCTGGATAGCCGCTGCCATAAGCCCCGGAAACTGACCCGGCGTACAGGCGAAGGAGGGTATATAGAGGGCGGCAAACTGCTCGGCCACGCGTCGGTCAAAGGAAGGCGCGCCGTCGTCGGCCAACGCCAGCAGGGCCACTACCGTCACGCCCGCAGCGCGCAGGGCGGCGGCTTTCTTGATCATCTCCCGCTCGTTGCCGCCCTCGTACAGGTCGCTGATGAGCACCAGAATGGTATCGGTGGGGCGGGTGATAAGCTGCTGGCAGTAGCCCAGGGCCAGGTTGATGTCGGTGCCCCCGCCCAGCTGCACGCCAAACAGCAAATCCACCGGATCCTGCAAATCCTCCGAGAGGTTGACCACGCTGGTATCAAAGACCACCATGTGCGTTTTCACCGCTTTGATGGACGCCAGCACCGCCCCAAACACGCCCGCGTACACCACCGACGAAGCCATGGAACCGCTCTGGTCCACGCACAGCACAATTTCCTTGAGGGCCTGTCCGCGCCGCCCGAACCCTACCAGCCGCTCGGGAATGATGGTGCGCTGCTCGGGCTGGTAGTGCTTGAGGTTCACCCGGATGGTGGCCGCCCAGTCGATTTCGCGGTAGCGGGGCCGGGGGTTGCGCACGGCCCGGCTCAGGGCGCCCTGCACGGCCTGCCGCAACGGGTTCGAGAGTTTCTGCTCCAGCTCCTTCACTACTTTGCCCACCACCTCGCGGGCCGTGTGCTTCACCTTCTGCGGCATTACCCGGCTCAACGACATCAGCGTGCCCACCAGGTGCACATCGGCCTGTACCGTGCGTAGAATTTCGGGCTCCATCAGCAGCTGGTGCAGGCCCAGGCGGTCCATAG belongs to Hymenobacter sp. J193 and includes:
- a CDS encoding DUF1810 domain-containing protein; translation: MPQQPNLQRFLDAQQRDFSTALAEIRSGRKRSHWMWYIFPQIQGLGYSETARFYAIQSRPEAEAYLQHPVLGSRLVEISEALLTLESNDATRIMGSPDDVKLKSSMTLFAALEGFNPVFQRVLDKFFSGSPDAKTLQILRQNP
- a CDS encoding aldo/keto reductase; amino-acid sequence: MSNATTTPAKTFTLGDLTVNRMGYGAMRITGDGIWGPPRDHAESIRVLRRALELGINFIDTADSYGPHVSEELIAEALHPYAADLVIGTKGGLLRTGPNQWPIDASPKHLREALEGSLKRLKLEQIDLYQLHRVDPNVPFEQTLEFLQKAQQDGKIKHIGLSEVTVEQIEQAQQYVKVVSVQNMYSVDNRKWEAELTYCEQNGLAFIPWYPLAGGNQEALSKLTEIGQRHQASTQQVALAWLLHRSPNILLIPGTSKVKHLEENVQAASIELSAEDMAALDKLGGK
- a CDS encoding VWA domain-containing protein translates to MKPATDNATRWKLVLGSEADAQNQIAFDADYKGMDDVLTSLYDQSERKAGLGGSAPRVSRWLGDIRTYFPSEVVAVMQRDAMDRLGLHQLLMEPEILRTVQADVHLVGTLMSLSRVMPQKVKHTAREVVGKVVKELEQKLSNPLRQAVQGALSRAVRNPRPRYREIDWAATIRVNLKHYQPEQRTIIPERLVGFGRRGQALKEIVLCVDQSGSMASSVVYAGVFGAVLASIKAVKTHMVVFDTSVVNLSEDLQDPVDLLFGVQLGGGTDINLALGYCQQLITRPTDTILVLISDLYEGGNEREMIKKAAALRAAGVTVVALLALADDGAPSFDRRVAEQFAALYIPSFACTPGQFPGLMAAAIQGQKLQV
- the mgrA gene encoding L-glyceraldehyde 3-phosphate reductase, with the protein product MPYQPSPGRYAAMPYRRIGRSGLKLPAVSLGLWHNFGDVDVLQNFRSILHRAFDSGVTHFDLANNYGPPPGSAETNFGRILKEDFRGYRDELIISTKAGYHMWEGPYGEWGSRKYLVSSLNQSLKRMKLDYVDIFYSHRPDPDTPLEETMGALDQVVRQGKALYVGISNYQPAEAAEAIRILRELGTPCLIHQPKYSMFERWVEDGLLDLLGQEGVGCIPFSPLAQGLLTNKYLHGIPEDSRVAKGVGFLTENQLTEARLTQIRQLNDLAQERGQSLAQMALAWILRDDRITSVLIGASKPEQLTDSLRCLENLQFSEEELARVEAVLKP